One part of the Symphalangus syndactylus isolate Jambi chromosome 1, NHGRI_mSymSyn1-v2.1_pri, whole genome shotgun sequence genome encodes these proteins:
- the TMEM138 gene encoding transmembrane protein 138 isoform X7, translating to MTTDVGVWSIQDMAILFNIIIIFLMFFNTFVFQAGLVNLLFHKFKGTIILTAVYFALSISLHVWVMNLRWKNSNSFIWTDGLQTLFVFQRLAAVLYCYFYKRTAVRLGDPRFYQDSLWLRKEFMQVRR from the exons CATCCAGGATATGGCAATCCTcttcaacatcatcatcatcttcctcaTGTTCTTCAACACCTTCGTCTTCCAGGCTGGCCTGGTCAACCTCTTATTCCATAAGTTCAAAGGGACCATCATCCTGACAGCTGTGTACTTTGCCCTCAGCATCTCCCTTCATGTCTGGGTCATG AACTTACGCTGGAAAAACTCCAACAGCTTCATATGGACAGATGGACTTCAAACGCTGTTTGTATTCCAGAGACTAG CGGCAGTGTTGTACTGCTACTTCTATAAACGGACAGCCGTAAGACTAGGCGACCCTCGCTTCTACCAGGACTCTTTGTGGCTGCGCAAGGAGTTCATGCAAGTTCGAAGGTGA